The stretch of DNA AGCAAAGAGGCTCTCGACGGCTGGAAGCGCGTGACCGACGCCGTTCACGCAGCCGGCGGCAAGATCGTCGTCCAGATGTGGCATGTCGGCCGTATCTCGCACACGACGCTGCAGCCGAACGACGGCAAGCCGGTTTCCTCGACCAACCGCATCGCCAAGGCCAAGACCTATCTGGTCAATGCCGACGGCACCGGCAGCTTTGCCGACACCTCCGAGCCGCGCGCGCTCGAAACCGCCGAAATCCCCGGCATCATCGAGGATTACCGCAAGGCTGCCCGGGCGGCGATCGACGCCGGCTTCGACGGTGTCGAGATCCACGGCGCCAACGGCTATCTGCTCGACCAGTTCATCCGCGACGGTATCAACGACCGCACAGACCAATATGGCGGCTCGATCGAAAATCGTACCCGTCTGACCTTCGAAGTCGTCGATGCCGTGGTCAAGGAAATCGGCGCCGGCCGCACTGCAATCCGCATCTCGCCGGTGACGCCATCAGGCGAAAGCTACGATTCCAATCCGCAAGCGACCTTCGCAAATGTCGTCGAAGGACTGGCCAAATACGATCTCGCCTATATCCATGTCATCGAAGGCCAGACCGGCGGCGACCGCGACTACAAGCAGGGCGACAATCCCGCCTTCGATTACAAAGCGCTGCGCCAGACCTATGAAAAGGCCGGCGGTAAGGCCGACTGGATGGTCAACAACGGCTACGATCGCAATCTGGCGATCGACGCCGTCGAAAGCGGTCGCGCCGATCTCGTCGCCTTCGGCAAGCCCTTCATCGCCAATCCCGATCTCGTCGAGCGCCTGGTACACAATCTGCCGCTCAACACGCCCGACCAGTCGACCTTCTATGGCGGCACCGGCAAGGGCTATATCGACTATCCCATTCTCGAAAAGGTCGCCTGACCTTCACGCGAACGCAAATCCCGCCGAAAGGCGGGATTTCCATCTTCGACGCGTTTTTGTAGGGTGCCGCCATGTTTGCTCCCTATCTTGATCGCTGGTCGCTGATATCAGACGGCGAGCCCATCATCACCCATTCCAGCCGCCTGCTGCCGGTCCTCTGGCAGGACAGACCTGCCATGCTGAAAGTGGCGGCCGATATCGACGAATGATACGGCGCGCTTCTGATGCAGTGGTGGGACGGTGACGGCGCAGCCTATGTCTATGCCCATGAAGGCGATGCCGTGCTGCTCGAAAGGGCGACGGGAAAACGCTCGCTGCTTGCCATGGCGATGAACGGCGCGGACGATGAGGCAAGCCGCATCCTCTGCCGCACCGCGGCCCGGCTGCATGCGCCGCGAGAAAAACCGCTTCCCGATCCCATCTCCCTTACCCGTTGGTTCCGTGATCTGGAGCCGGCAGCAGGCAAGCATGGCGGCACGCTTGCCGATTGCTCGGCGATAGCCAACGTCCTCCTTGCCGATCAGCGTGATCTCACCATCCTCCACGGCGACATCCACCACGACAATATCCTCGATTTCGAGGCGCGCGGCTGGCTGGCGATCGATCCCAAGCGGCTCCACGGCGAGCGAGGCTTCGATTTCGCCAATATCTTCGCCAACGAGGAACTGCCGACCATCACCGATCCCGCCCGTTTCCGCCGCCAGCTCGCCGTCGTCTCGGCGGAGGCGAAGCTGGAGCCGAAGCGGCTTTTGCAATGGATCGCCGCCTATTCTGGCCTTTCCGCTGCCTGGTTCCTCGGCGATCCGAACATTCAGCAGGCCGAGACGGCGTTGACGGTCGCCCGGATCGCCCTGGCCGAACTTCAGACCTAACCCGCGCTCTCAGGCAACTGCCTGATCAAGGCAGCGGTCGTCTCGCGATGCAGTTCGGGCAGGCAGCCAAGCGCCACGAGCGAGGCCCGAACCGCCTCGTCGATCGGTGTCTGCGGTTCCCTGCCGAGTTCAGCCGTAAGCCTGGCGTTCCGCATCCGCAGCGGCACCTTCCAGAGATAGCGCATCTCCTTGATCTCCCGCATCACAGGAACGAAAGGAGCGGCAAACGGCACGATCCACCAGGGAAAGCCACCGATCTTCGCCTTGCCGCCGGCAATGCGCTTGATCGCTTCGGCCATCTGCATGCCATCCGCATCCCAGAAGCCCTCCATGTGATAGACGGCGAAGTCCGGCAGCAGATCGGCCCGCTCGATGAGCTGGGCGATGGTTTCCGCCATGTCTGGCAGGTAGGTCCATTGATGACCGACACCGCGCCGACCTGGGTTCCTGATCGTGCCGACCGGCTTGCCTGGGGTCACGAGGCCAGACGAAAACCAGCTATTGGCCGTCGTGCCTGGGCCGAAGAAATCCCCCGCCCTGACAATGATGACGCCGGCACCGGACTGTGACGCCGCCTTCAGCCGCTTCTCCATTTCGACCCGGATCGCCCCCTTCTTCGTTACCGGATGCTGCGGGCTTTCTTCCGTCGGCGCCGGCAGGGCGTCGGGACCGAAATTATAGACGTTGCCCGGCAGCACGATGCGCACGCCGACAGCGCGAGCAGCCGCGATGGTATTGTCGAGCATCGGCAGCACCAGTGTTTCCCAGTCGCGGTAGCCGGGCGGATTGACGGCATGGACGATCAGGCTGACGCCTTCGGCCGCCCTCAGGACGTCACCGGCATTCATCGCATCGCCCTGCACCCATTCGAACGCCGGCTCGCTCCTCGACGCCTTGGCGACGTCACGGTTGAGCGCCCGGATGCTCCAGCCGCGCGCAAGCAGCTTGCGGGCAACCGCGCTGCCGATACCGCCGGTCGCGCCGAGAACGAGGGCGGTCGTCTTCATTTCGCTGCTCATGATAATCATCTCCTTCGATCGGATGAGAGGATCATGCCATCAGAATGGCATAAACGAAATTGACGAAAGAAATGTATCTACTATACAAAAATATATGAGCGTGGAACCGAGCTGGGATTTCTACCGCAGTTTTCTGACCGTGCTTCAGCAGGGGTCGCTTTCGGCCGCCGCCCGCGAACTGGGGCTGACGCAGCCGACCATAGGCCGCCATGTCGATGCACTGGAACTGGCGATCGGCGCCGAACTCTTCACCCGCTCACCGAACGGCCTGCTGCCGACCGACGCCGCACTGGCGCTGAAGCCCTATGCCGAGACGCTGGCTGCAACCGCGGCCGCGCTTTTGCGTACCGCATCCGGCCAGCGCGAGCACGTGGCAGGAACGGTCAGGGTCAGCGCCAGCGAGGTCATCGCCGTCGAAGTGCTGCCGGCGATTCTCGGACCGCTACAGGAGACCTATCCCGAACTGCAGATCGAGCTCTCGGCATCCGATATGATCGAGGACCTGATGAATCGCGAGGCCGATATTGCCGTGCGCATGGCCGAACCGCAGCAGGCTGCACTCGTCGTGCGCCGCATCGGCGATATCCCCCTCGGCTTTCATGCTCATCGCCGCTATCTCGAACGACACGGCATTCCGCAAACCCTGGCTGACCTCACAAACCACCGGCTCATCGGCTTCGACCGGCAGACGGCCTATGTCCGCATGGCGATGAAACGCTATGCAGTGCCTGACATCAAATTCTCTTACCGGACCGACAGCAATCTTGCCCAACTCTCGGCGATCCGCGCCGGCGTCGGCATCGGTCTCTGCCAGATCGGACTTGCCCGGGGGAACCCTGACCTGGTGCACGTCCTGCCCGATGCCTTCGCCATTCCGCTCGGCACGTGGGTGGCGATGCATGAGAGCTTGAAGACTTCGCCGCGCTGCCGCGCCACTTTCGACGCGCTGGTCAAGGGCCTGCAGGACTATCATCGATATTCGACCGGTGCGTGACCGCGAAAATCGAAATCGATTTTCCGAAAGAATCATGCGCAAACTACAGAATAGCGGAGCGTTCTGAGCGCATCCTATCGGACGGGCGGCGCTCGAGCGGGACGGGAAATGAGAATACACAATCCGGTTGAACTCGTACCCAACGATCCGCAATGGCCGCAATCCTTCCGGCGAATCCGCAACAGGTTGCTGGCCTTGCTGCCGCAGGCGCTTTTCATCGATCACATCGGCAGCACATCCATACCGGGCATGATCGCCAAGCCGCTCATCGATATCGACATCGTTCTTCCCGGCCTCGAGCACATCGAGGACGCCACAGGCGTGCTTCTGGCCGAAGGCTACGAGCCACGCGGCAATCGCTATGACGACGAGGTCTGGGCGTTTCTATCGAAAGGTTCGGTGCCGGCAGAACGGGTCTACCTTTGCCCTTCCGGCAACGGCACGCATCGAAACAGGCTGGCTTTCCGGGATTATCTCATCGCACATCCACTGGCGGCGGCCGATTATGCCGCTCTCAAACGCAGGCTGGCGGCCGAATTCCGGATGGACGGCGACGGCTATACTGCGCATAAGCGCGAATTCGTCGATGCGATCGTCGCACGGGCATTGGCGGGAGATGGTTAGCTGCCGATGCCTTGCGAGGCCTCGGCCGGGCGATCCTTCCACTGGCCGTCCACCACCTCGGTTTCCGGCCTGTCGCCGCCTTCGGCATATTCCTCATGCCACTTGCCGTTCTCGTCCTGCCAACTGATCTCGGCGGAATCGCCGCCGACCTGCTGTTCGGCCGCGACGATGCGCGCAGCTTCAAGCGCGTCGGCATGGGTCGGGAATGCCTCGGAATAGACACCTCCCAGCCTGTAGGCCCAGCCGCCGTCATGCGGCACGACTTCGTAGACCACCTTGATCATGCATCCGTCTCCTCATCTTCTTGTTGCGCATTCGCACGCTTCCGGAAAAGATCCGGATCATCGCGGCCGCTTGACGAGAATTCGAGGACGCCGCGATCTGCTTTCCGGCCCCGATGAGGTTCAGTATTCCATTAAACGCCGAAGACTGCAAATGGCACTCGACCAGCACTTGCTTGATAGGCGAAATCAGTGACTTAGATAGAACGCATGAATCGGGACAGGAGCTAAGGCTTGAGGATCGCGTCACGCTTTAAAGAGGAAAAGTTTCTGGTCGCCGCACTTGTCGTTGCAGCGATCGCCTATCTCTTGGAACACGCGGTGATCGGGATGGGGCGCGGCGTCGCGCTGATTGCCGCCGCTGGCCTGGTCGGCACGATCGTGCTCGCCTCGATCCGCGTTGCCCATCATGCCGAGCTGATCGCCGTCAAGGTCGGCGATCCCTATGGCACGATGATCCTGACGCTCTCGGCCGTCGCCGTCGAAGTCATCATCCTCGCCATCATGATGAGCGGCGAAAGCTCGCCGACGCTGGTGCGCGACACGATCTATTCGGCCTTGATGCTGGATATCAACGGCATTCTCGGCCTGGCCGCCCTGCTCGGCGGTCTCAAGCACGGCGAACAGCCCTATAACGACAATTCCGGCAAGACCTATGGCGTGATGATCCTCACCGCCATGGGCATTTCGATGATCGTGCCGGAATTCGTGCCCAGCGACAAATGGCACTATTATTCCGCCTTCACCATCGTCGCAATGATCGCGCTTTATGGCCTCTTTCTGCGCATGCAGGTCGGCCAGCACAGCTATTTCTTCAGTTACAGCTATCCGCGCTCCGAACGGAAGAAAGAAAGTCCGGACGAGCATGGCCCCGACGAGTCGGCCGCGATCTCGATCGCCACCATTCTCGTCGGCGTCGTCATCATCGGCCTGCTCGCAGAGTTCATGGCCGCCTTCATGACCGAAGGCCTGCGCGACAGCGGTGCGCCGATCCCCGTCACCGCCGTGGTCGTCGCAGCGATTTCGGCCGCCCCCGAAATCCTGACCGCGTTGAGGGCGGCACTCAGGAACCGCATGCAGGCGACGGTCAATATCGCCATGGGCGCCTCGCTGTCGACGGTCATCCTGACGGTGCCCGTCATGGAGGTGATCGCGCTCTATACCGGCCAGCCCTTCATCATGGCGATGACCCCGGTACAGACGGTGATGGTGGCTATCACGCTGATTGCCGCGGCGATCAACCTCAACGACGGCGAGACCAACGCCATCGAGGGCATGACGCATTTCATCCTCTTCGCCACCTTCGTCATGCTGACCGCGCTGGGGCTTTGAAGGCTTCGTCTTCCCGACAGGGGACGGAGAGCAGTTATCCGCACGCGTAACGTCAACTCACAGAGCAGCCTGACAGCCCACCTTTTGAGGAGAGCTTTCGACAGTCATTCCTTCGACTTTTCGAGGAAACGCTGCTTGCGGGTTTTCGGCTTGAAGCGCCGGAAGAAACCCTCGATGGCGCGGATGGATTTGGTGACGGACATGAGCCTGTCGATCTGGCTATTTGCGTTGTGGAGCCGCTCCGACAGGACTTCGGCCGCCGTCATCGCAATCTCGATTGGCGGCACCTGTGGAAACCGTCTGGCAATTGCCGCATAGGGGCTGGCATCCACGCCGCCCATCATCGAGATCGTGCCCATCCGTGCAAAGAGACGCAGGAAGATCTGCTCGAACGTCCAGTCGTGCACGTCGAAGACCTTCCACTTCTCGCTCCTCTTCGCCGAAAAACCGGCAAGCAGGACCTTGCCCGGCAGTTGCAACTCGGCGAGCCACAGCGCTACCGCAAAACCACTCGTCGCGATCTTGCCCACCGGATAGAGATCGACGAGCATTTTCGTCAGATCAAGGTGACGGGTTTCAGCGCCTTCGAAGCGGCCCTCCTCGCTGAAGTTTTCCTCCGGAGAGACTCGAATGTTGACGACGCCCAAAAAATCGTCGCCGGCAAAAAAGCGTAGGACTTCCGCCGCCTCGCGCCGGTGGACGATATTGGCGCCCATCACGCCGCTGCGGGCAAACAGCACCGCATGGCCGGCGAAGGGCTCGTCGAGCACCTTATAGACATTGTTGAAGAAGACGTAGAGCGCCGTCTCCGGCAATTCGCTTCGCAGCCGTTTGAAATCGACGGCCTCGCTGTTGGCCACCAGCACAATGTGGGAATAGTGCGACAACAGCGCCTTCCACGCATCCGGCGTCAGAAAATTGAAGCCGCTATCCGAGGCGGCCATGGTCTGCGTGTCGCTGGGGATTGCTTCCATATCGGCTCACATGCACTTTCCAAGGACGATGCGCTCTGCCGTCCCACTAGCTGTTGCTGAAATAAGCGCGTGTTCGTGCCAGCCGCGCCAGCCCGCCGATCCGCTTTCCCAAATGCGAAAGAAACCCCGCGATCCGGCCCGTCATCGACGGCTGCCTGCAGAAGGAAGCCCACGGCGTATTGGCGAGATCCTCGACATAACGCTTGGCCATCCGGCGATGCACCCACGGCACAGTCGCCTGCCACGGTTTTTTCCGGCCGGTGAAATGGATGATCGCCGGCTGGCCGACGAAAGGCAGGAGGCCGGTCTGCGTGTTCCAGCGCGGGTCGAGCACCAGCCAGTCGCCATCGAAAGTGACGTTCAGCGCATCCTGGTCGTTATTCTCGAAAAGATACGACCGCTCCTCGAAAATCTCCCGTGTCCTGGCAAAAAGCCCCCTCGCCCGGCAGGCTGACCAGTCGAACAGCAGCACGCCGGCATTGAAATAACGACCACCCTCGCGCATGCCGATCTTCCGCTGCCGTGCACCGGCCTTCTCGGGAAAGGCCATGACATAATCGTCTATGGCGGCAAGCGCCTTGCCCTGCAAATCCATGGCGAAGAGGTCGTCGACCGGCGCAACCGCAAGCACATCGGCATCGAGATAGAGCAGCCGCTCGACATGATCGGGAATGTACAGATCCATGTAGAGCCGCGCCAGCGTCGCGCCCGACCAGCGGCCCCGCGCCTGCAGCGTATCCGGCGTATTGTAGGGCAGCACCTTGATTGTCATGCCGTGCAGGCGCGCGAAATTTCCGACCTCGGCGATCTCGTTCGGCTTGAGGTCGATGCCGAGAAGCAGAAATTCCACCGCAGGACCTGAGAGATTGCGCTTGACGGAAAGCAGGGTGCAGCAGGCGGCCGGCAGCATGTTGACATCCGAACAGACGATCACGGCACTCTGCTGCAAAATCCCGGCCTCCCGAAGCGGCAACTAGACTTAATGCCGGATATCTAGTTGGTTTGATGCCAACCCGCAACCGCAGATCACCCGCCGGACCGTCACTCTGCGTCACGTTTTGAATCGGAATTCAACGACTTGCGAGGCAAAGCGGATTCAGATGAGGAGCATATTGAATCGGAACGTGAACTTAGAGCCGCAGCGCCAATGGATGATCGACGAGCAGTCGGTCGACTGTCGCAAGCTGCAGTCCCTCGACCTTGCATTGCGCAAGCAGCAAGCGATCGAAGGGATCGCGCGTCTCCGGGTCGGGGTCGGCGGCGGTGATGACGTGCGCGATATCGATGGGCAGGATCGTCAGCCCCGTGCCCTGCAGGTAGGCTGGAATAACGTCCAGGGTTAGTCCCGGCTGCAACTTGCCAAGTCGTGTCTTGATCGCGATTTCCCAAAGGCTCGCGACGCTGACGAAACCTTTGGTCGTAGCGTGCAAA from Rhizobium leguminosarum bv. trifolii WSM1325 encodes:
- a CDS encoding protein of unknown function UPF0157 (PFAM: protein of unknown function UPF0157~KEGG: rec:RHECIAT_CH0003149 hypothetical protein) → MRIHNPVELVPNDPQWPQSFRRIRNRLLALLPQALFIDHIGSTSIPGMIAKPLIDIDIVLPGLEHIEDATGVLLAEGYEPRGNRYDDEVWAFLSKGSVPAERVYLCPSGNGTHRNRLAFRDYLIAHPLAAADYAALKRRLAAEFRMDGDGYTAHKREFVDAIVARALAGDG
- a CDS encoding transcriptional regulator, LysR family (PFAM: LysR substrate-binding; regulatory protein LysR~KEGG: rec:RHECIAT_CH0003148 probable transcriptional regulator protein, LysR family), whose product is MSVEPSWDFYRSFLTVLQQGSLSAAARELGLTQPTIGRHVDALELAIGAELFTRSPNGLLPTDAALALKPYAETLAATAAALLRTASGQREHVAGTVRVSASEVIAVEVLPAILGPLQETYPELQIELSASDMIEDLMNREADIAVRMAEPQQAALVVRRIGDIPLGFHAHRRYLERHGIPQTLADLTNHRLIGFDRQTAYVRMAMKRYAVPDIKFSYRTDSNLAQLSAIRAGVGIGLCQIGLARGNPDLVHVLPDAFAIPLGTWVAMHESLKTSPRCRATFDALVKGLQDYHRYSTGA
- a CDS encoding aminoglycoside/hydroxyurea antibiotic resistance kinase (Contains selenocysteine~PFAM: aminoglycoside/hydroxyurea antibiotic resistance kinase~KEGG: ret:RHE_CH02980 antibiotic resistance (streptomycin kinase) protein); translated protein: MFAPYLDRWSLISDGEPIITHSSRLLPVLWQDRPAMLKVAADIDEUYGALLMQWWDGDGAAYVYAHEGDAVLLERATGKRSLLAMAMNGADDEASRILCRTAARLHAPREKPLPDPISLTRWFRDLEPAAGKHGGTLADCSAIANVLLADQRDLTILHGDIHHDNILDFEARGWLAIDPKRLHGERGFDFANIFANEELPTITDPARFRRQLAVVSAEAKLEPKRLLQWIAAYSGLSAAWFLGDPNIQQAETALTVARIALAELQT
- a CDS encoding NADH:flavin oxidoreductase/NADH oxidase (PFAM: NADH:flavin oxidoreductase/NADH oxidase~KEGG: rec:RHECIAT_CH0003145 glycerol trinitrate reductase protein), with amino-acid sequence MAKLFEPTKVGDISVKNRIVMAPLTRNRSPGAIPNDLNVEYYRQRATSGLIITEATAITHQGQGYANVPGLYSKEALDGWKRVTDAVHAAGGKIVVQMWHVGRISHTTLQPNDGKPVSSTNRIAKAKTYLVNADGTGSFADTSEPRALETAEIPGIIEDYRKAARAAIDAGFDGVEIHGANGYLLDQFIRDGINDRTDQYGGSIENRTRLTFEVVDAVVKEIGAGRTAIRISPVTPSGESYDSNPQATFANVVEGLAKYDLAYIHVIEGQTGGDRDYKQGDNPAFDYKALRQTYEKAGGKADWMVNNGYDRNLAIDAVESGRADLVAFGKPFIANPDLVERLVHNLPLNTPDQSTFYGGTGKGYIDYPILEKVA
- a CDS encoding PilT protein domain protein (PFAM: PilT protein domain protein~KEGG: ret:RHE_CH02997 hypothetical protein): MRVLLDTHMIIAIVQRKLTDRFPDVQRVLLHATTKGFVSVASLWEIAIKTRLGKLQPGLTLDVIPAYLQGTGLTILPIDIAHVITAADPDPETRDPFDRLLLAQCKVEGLQLATVDRLLVDHPLALRL
- a CDS encoding conserved hypothetical protein (KEGG: ret:RHE_CH02992 hypothetical protein) → MIKVVYEVVPHDGGWAYRLGGVYSEAFPTHADALEAARIVAAEQQVGGDSAEISWQDENGKWHEEYAEGGDRPETEVVDGQWKDRPAEASQGIGS
- a CDS encoding glycosyl transferase family 8 (PFAM: glycosyl transferase family 8~KEGG: ret:RHE_CH02996 galactosyltransferase protein) → MQQSAVIVCSDVNMLPAACCTLLSVKRNLSGPAVEFLLLGIDLKPNEIAEVGNFARLHGMTIKVLPYNTPDTLQARGRWSGATLARLYMDLYIPDHVERLLYLDADVLAVAPVDDLFAMDLQGKALAAIDDYVMAFPEKAGARQRKIGMREGGRYFNAGVLLFDWSACRARGLFARTREIFEERSYLFENNDQDALNVTFDGDWLVLDPRWNTQTGLLPFVGQPAIIHFTGRKKPWQATVPWVHRRMAKRYVEDLANTPWASFCRQPSMTGRIAGFLSHLGKRIGGLARLARTRAYFSNS
- a CDS encoding sodium/calcium exchanger membrane region (PFAM: sodium/calcium exchanger membrane region~KEGG: rec:RHECIAT_CH0003151 LPS-associated cation exporter (Ca2+/H+ antiporter) protein), which encodes MRIASRFKEEKFLVAALVVAAIAYLLEHAVIGMGRGVALIAAAGLVGTIVLASIRVAHHAELIAVKVGDPYGTMILTLSAVAVEVIILAIMMSGESSPTLVRDTIYSALMLDINGILGLAALLGGLKHGEQPYNDNSGKTYGVMILTAMGISMIVPEFVPSDKWHYYSAFTIVAMIALYGLFLRMQVGQHSYFFSYSYPRSERKKESPDEHGPDESAAISIATILVGVVIIGLLAEFMAAFMTEGLRDSGAPIPVTAVVVAAISAAPEILTALRAALRNRMQATVNIAMGASLSTVILTVPVMEVIALYTGQPFIMAMTPVQTVMVAITLIAAAINLNDGETNAIEGMTHFILFATFVMLTALGL
- a CDS encoding NAD-dependent epimerase/dehydratase (PFAM: NAD-dependent epimerase/dehydratase~KEGG: ret:RHE_CH02989 hypothetical protein), translating into MSSEMKTTALVLGATGGIGSAVARKLLARGWSIRALNRDVAKASRSEPAFEWVQGDAMNAGDVLRAAEGVSLIVHAVNPPGYRDWETLVLPMLDNTIAAARAVGVRIVLPGNVYNFGPDALPAPTEESPQHPVTKKGAIRVEMEKRLKAASQSGAGVIIVRAGDFFGPGTTANSWFSSGLVTPGKPVGTIRNPGRRGVGHQWTYLPDMAETIAQLIERADLLPDFAVYHMEGFWDADGMQMAEAIKRIAGGKAKIGGFPWWIVPFAAPFVPVMREIKEMRYLWKVPLRMRNARLTAELGREPQTPIDEAVRASLVALGCLPELHRETTAALIRQLPESAG
- a CDS encoding 3-deoxy-manno-octulosonate cytidylyltransferase protein (KEGG: rec:RHECIAT_CH0003152 3-deoxy-manno-octulosonate cytidylyltransferase protein); translated protein: MEAIPSDTQTMAASDSGFNFLTPDAWKALLSHYSHIVLVANSEAVDFKRLRSELPETALYVFFNNVYKVLDEPFAGHAVLFARSGVMGANIVHRREAAEVLRFFAGDDFLGVVNIRVSPEENFSEEGRFEGAETRHLDLTKMLVDLYPVGKIATSGFAVALWLAELQLPGKVLLAGFSAKRSEKWKVFDVHDWTFEQIFLRLFARMGTISMMGGVDASPYAAIARRFPQVPPIEIAMTAAEVLSERLHNANSQIDRLMSVTKSIRAIEGFFRRFKPKTRKQRFLEKSKE